In Sulfuriferula plumbiphila, the genomic window CGCAGCAATCGCGCTTATCGCCGGCCTTGGGTTGATGGCCACCCCCCTCTATGCCGAGATGCCGGGCGGCAAGGATATGGGCAAGGGCATGATGGGCGACCAGAAGGGCGGCATGACGCAGATGTCCAGCATGATGCACGACACGGCCGACACCATGATGTTGATGTCGGGCGAGATTGGCAAGGGCGACATGAACGCAGCGCGGCAGAAGCAGATGTCCGAACGCATGCGGGAGATGTCCATAATGATGGATGACATGTCCGGCATGATAGGCAAGGGCATGATGATGGATGCCGAACAGCAGAAGAAAATGAGCGAGATGCGCAAGCAGGTGGATGCGATGCACAAGGACGCTGCGGCGGGGACCGGTACGAAGAAGCCCGCGCCGCATTTGCATCCGCGTGACGGTAAATAACAGGGGAAATGGGGTACCCGCAGGCCCGCTCTCACAAGCTGAAACCGAACCGCTTATGGAACCGATAATATTTAAGGAGGTGTGTCATGACTGACTTCTGGGAAGTGCATGCATTTTCGCTGGCGACGACTCTGGGTGTGGCATATATCCTATGCGCCATTTTCGATACGCTGTTTCCACCCTTCGGGCTGCTCGCCGTGCTTGCGCCGGCCAGCCCGTGGCCGATCTCCGGCAGTCCCATCGCTTTCCTGGCGGGATTCGCGCTGTTCACCGCCGCCGGTTTTGTGCTCGGCGCGCTCTATGGAATCGCGCAGAGATTCTGGAGCAAAAGACTGCGGTGAGGTAGCGTCATGGATCCGGATACCCTGAAAAGTATCGGCTAACAGGCGGCTACGGTGGCCCAAGTTAATGGGCGCCAGGAAAAGATGGGGTAACTCGAATGAATGGGCGCGGACAAGCTGCGATTCGTGGTGTTTGATAAGGAGGACTTATGAGCTACGTTGGATGGGGTTTTATGGGAATGCACGCGCTGTGGTGGCTGTTCTGGATCGCACTGATCGTAGTGTTCTTCACGCTGATTGAACCGGTGCCGCGAAGTCGGCGGCGCGAGACGCCGCTCGAAGTGTTGCAGCGCCGCTATGCCGCAGGCGAGATATCGTCCGAGGAGTACGAAGAGCGCAAGGCCAAGCTCGAACGCGACACGCAGCCGCACAAGTAACGCGGCCATTATTAACGTAAGCATGAGCGAGGAGGTGGATATGGACTGGTTAGCGCAGAACTGGGTATGGGTGGTGGTGTTCGCGGTATTCATCGGGATGCATCTGTTCGGCCATGGCGGGCATGGAGGGCGCGGTGGCCATGGCGGTCACGGCGGTTGTGGCGGCGGGGACGATCAAAAGCCTGCGGACGGAGCAGAACCGGGCAAGGACAAACCGCAAGGCCATCAACATTAAGGAGAACCGTCATGCTGAATATCAAGCTCGTTTCTTGGGCGCTCGGCTTGTGGGGCGCGGTCACTTTTGTGGTGTGCGTGATCTACGGGCTAGTCACACCAGAAAGCCTGCACATGCATGCGTTTCTCGAGCAAGTGCTGCCGGCGTTCAAGTGGCTCACCTGGTGGGGCTTCCTGCTCGGGCTCGCGGAGAGTTTTTTGTATGGCGTGTATGCCGGGCTGGTGTATGTGCCGATTTACAACTTTCTCAAGCGGCGCTGGGATAACGGCCAGCCGTAGCCGCATGGAGCCCCGGTGAATGCCGGGCCGCCGGTAGGCAGAGGTCGTACCGCAGCAGAGCTTGTGCCGATTCCGGATGGGTTGCCCCCGGAGCCGACAGTACCCAAAGAGCGTGGCAACCATTGGCATGATGATATGGAGGCGGAACATGGCGATCGATCCAGTATGCAAGATGAATGTGGAGCCGGAGAAGGCGGTGGCCAAAGCGGAACATGCCGGACAGGTGTACTACTTCTGCTCCGAGGCCTGCCACAAGGCGTTTACCGCCGAGCCGCAGAAGTATGCGGGCGGCGCGCAGGGTGGCAAAGGATCCTGCTGTGGTGGCTCGAGCTGCCACTGACATCACACGTGTGTTACACGCAGCTCAACGGTGCTGGTAACAACTGTGATGGTTTTGGTCGCAACGCAAACGACAACAACAGCCTCTATCTGTTTAGTTGGCTGTTGTTCTGAATTCGGTAAAAGAATAACAACAGGAAGCACTATAAGAAAGGAAAACCATGAAACTTGCGCTACTGGGACTTGCCGCTTCGACGGCACTATTGATTACGGGCCAAACCTTGGCCGCCGATGGCAAAGAGGTCTACAACAAATCGTGTGCCATCTGCCCAATATAGAATCGCCGAAGCTCGGCGACAAGGCCGCATGGGCACCACGCCTCAAAAAGGGTACCGATGTCTTGGCGGCTTCAGTGTTAAAGGGTATGGGTGCGATGCCAGCAAAGGGTGGTAACGCCACCTTGTCAGAGGCCGACATCAAGGCTGCGGTGGATTATATGGTGGCCCAGCTTAAGTAACAGGACATGC contains:
- a CDS encoding c-type cytochrome; its protein translation is MLVTTVMVLVATQTTTTASICLVGCCSEFGKRITTGSTIRKENHETCATGTCRFDGTIDYGPNLGRRWQRGLQQIVCHLPNIESPKLGDKAAWAPRLKKGTDVLAASVLKGMGAMPAKGGNATLSEADIKAAVDYMVAQLK
- a CDS encoding DUF5676 family membrane protein, with amino-acid sequence MLNIKLVSWALGLWGAVTFVVCVIYGLVTPESLHMHAFLEQVLPAFKWLTWWGFLLGLAESFLYGVYAGLVYVPIYNFLKRRWDNGQP
- a CDS encoding DUF2933 domain-containing protein → MDWLAQNWVWVVVFAVFIGMHLFGHGGHGGRGGHGGHGGCGGGDDQKPADGAEPGKDKPQGHQH
- a CDS encoding SHOCT domain-containing protein, with the protein product MSYVGWGFMGMHALWWLFWIALIVVFFTLIEPVPRSRRRETPLEVLQRRYAAGEISSEEYEERKAKLERDTQPHK
- a CDS encoding YHS domain-containing protein, with the translated sequence MAIDPVCKMNVEPEKAVAKAEHAGQVYYFCSEACHKAFTAEPQKYAGGAQGGKGSCCGGSSCH